The Brassica napus cultivar Da-Ae chromosome C7, Da-Ae, whole genome shotgun sequence genome has a segment encoding these proteins:
- the LOC111204564 gene encoding ATP-dependent Clp protease ATP-binding subunit CLPT1, chloroplastic-like, which translates to MASSYTLSFIPVTVSNSNPRIFVSIPPPSSLLGKKLLVTQTSRRCFVSKKHRCLTSASTVFSVPTAQPENGSSSDKIPKWSARAIKSLAMGELEARKLKYPTTGTEAILMGILVEGTSTAAKFLRGNGITLFKVRDEIIKLLGKSDMYFFSPEHPPLTEPARKAVDWAIDEKKKSGVDGELTTAYLLLGVWSQKDSAGRQILEALGFNEDKAKQVAEAMNEDVDLSFKKQSQ; encoded by the exons ATGGCGTCGTCGTACACGCTTTCCTTTATCCCTGTGACGGTATCGAATTCGAATCCTCGGATCTTCGTCTCGAttcctcctccttcttctcTGTTAGGAAAGAAGCTTCTTGTGACACAAACGTCGCGCCGCTGCTTCGTCTCCAAGAAGCACCGGTGCTTGACGTCGGCCAGCACGGTCTTTAGCGTCCCAACTGC GCAACCGGAGAATGGTTCTTCTTCCGACAAGATCCCAAA ATGGTCGGCGAGAGCTATAAAGTCACTGGCGATGGGGGAACTGGAGGCTAGGAAGCTCAAGTATCCAACTACCGGGACTGAAGCCATTCTCATGGGTATTTTGGTTGAAG GTACTAGCACAGCTGCTAAGTTCCTAAGGGGGAATGGAATCACGCTTTTCAAGGTTCGAGATGAGATTATAAAGCTGCTAGGGAAATCAGATATGTACTTCTTCAGCCCTGAGCATCCTCCTCTTACTGAACCTGCTCGCAAGGCCGTTGACTGGGCTAttgatgagaagaaaaaatctG GTGTGGATGGGGAACTAACCACTGCCTACTTGCTTCTTGGGGTTTGGTCTCAAAAGGATTCAGCAGGCCGCCAGATCTTGGAGGCGCTTGGGTTCAACGAAGATAAAGCCAAACAAGTTGCTGAAGCG ATGAATGAAGATGTAGATTTGAGCTTCAAGAAACAAAGTCAATAG